One window of the Candidatus Bathyarchaeia archaeon genome contains the following:
- a CDS encoding SIS domain-containing protein, whose translation MFPREIKQEYSMIKDIRDSPNALKAVIKSLNRMSEIADYACKFRKIFFIGCGSSYYAALFGSWPLMRNGELVAYALPSSELIFHFANIVNSDSLVIGISRSGRTAETVTALEICKRRGARTVGFTIEKESEITGIVNEPIVLDIGEEKSIIMTKSFTAFSLATAVFSSILDEKISGEKHIFVDESKAMPSLTENILKAEGRIAAVSKRLLDESIERFIFLGSGPSYPIALEGALKVKETSYVATEGLHLLEFRHGPMATIGERLTLVISCFLGENAIYLKNFVSEFASKSADMVLISDSEDFGENALRLPPEYSGECKALLSIVPMQILAYYYAVGKGRDPDKPRNLFRYVQRF comes from the coding sequence ATGTTTCCAAGAGAGATTAAACAAGAATATAGCATGATAAAAGATATAAGGGATTCCCCAAACGCGTTGAAAGCCGTTATAAAAAGCCTTAATAGGATGAGCGAGATTGCGGATTACGCCTGCAAATTTAGGAAGATCTTCTTCATAGGATGCGGCTCATCATATTATGCGGCTCTCTTCGGCTCTTGGCCGTTGATGAGAAACGGTGAGCTTGTAGCCTATGCGCTTCCATCCTCCGAACTGATTTTTCACTTCGCAAACATCGTAAACAGCGATAGCCTAGTTATCGGGATCTCTAGATCCGGAAGAACAGCGGAAACGGTGACAGCCCTTGAGATATGTAAGAGAAGGGGGGCTCGCACAGTCGGCTTCACGATTGAGAAGGAAAGCGAGATCACTGGTATAGTGAACGAACCGATTGTGCTGGATATTGGTGAAGAGAAAAGTATCATTATGACGAAGAGTTTTACAGCGTTCTCCCTTGCGACAGCAGTCTTTTCCAGCATTTTGGATGAAAAGATTTCCGGCGAAAAGCATATTTTCGTAGATGAGAGTAAGGCGATGCCGTCTCTAACCGAAAATATTTTAAAAGCTGAAGGTAGAATTGCGGCGGTGTCGAAAAGGCTTCTCGACGAGAGTATTGAAAGGTTCATCTTTTTGGGATCAGGCCCCTCCTATCCAATAGCTCTGGAGGGCGCGTTAAAAGTTAAGGAGACATCTTACGTCGCAACGGAGGGGCTGCATCTACTTGAGTTTAGGCATGGCCCTATGGCTACCATAGGTGAGAGATTAACTCTGGTGATTTCATGTTTTCTCGGCGAAAACGCTATTTACCTGAAAAACTTTGTTTCGGAGTTTGCCAGCAAAAGCGCGGACATGGTTTTAATATCTGACTCTGAAGATTTTGGGGAGAACGCTTTAAGGCTGCCGCCTGAATATAGCGGTGAATGTAAGGCTCTTCTATCTATTGTGCCTATGCAGATCTTAGCCTACTATTACGCCGTGGGTAAAGGCAGGGATCCGGATAAGCCGAGAAACCTCTTCAGATACGTGCAGAGGTTCTAG
- a CDS encoding nucleotidyltransferase domain-containing protein, giving the protein MLILPAGEWMPLDGDTVLTGEGFILNVFGYEHPEKRIFSFLKYIPSTVKNLFNVSFLDRKWKYGEIELLRAEKLYTADNYKEFLKIFRENFPDYVYFCPFRRKEVISVPLDRIVKVFIPRECLRNIFGRADRDCLQSTALELIDLLSDTSNVPVEDFGIHGSIALDMHSSESDIDIVVYGGENFRKVEAAVKKLAGEGAIKYIFKNRLDYVRKFRGQYKGKVFMYTAVRKPEEINVKYGWYRYTPVRHVKFKCTVKDDSESMFRPAIYEVENYLPLTPESDLPREMVPERVVSMIGCYRNVARKGGEIKVSGMLERVESVLTGEVYYQAVVGTAESGEEYIWPV; this is encoded by the coding sequence GTGTTGATATTGCCTGCTGGAGAATGGATGCCTCTGGATGGAGATACTGTTCTTACGGGCGAAGGCTTCATCTTAAATGTTTTCGGATACGAGCATCCGGAGAAACGTATTTTCTCGTTTTTAAAATATATTCCCTCAACGGTTAAGAACCTGTTTAATGTTAGCTTCCTAGATAGAAAGTGGAAATATGGTGAGATTGAATTACTCCGAGCTGAGAAACTTTACACCGCAGACAACTATAAGGAGTTCTTAAAAATTTTCAGAGAGAATTTTCCGGATTACGTTTATTTTTGCCCTTTTAGGAGGAAGGAAGTAATTAGCGTGCCGCTGGATCGCATCGTGAAAGTTTTCATTCCTAGAGAGTGCCTCAGAAATATTTTCGGGAGAGCGGACAGAGACTGTCTTCAGAGTACGGCGTTAGAGTTAATCGATCTCCTCTCAGACACTTCAAATGTTCCAGTAGAAGATTTTGGTATACACGGTTCAATCGCCCTAGACATGCACAGCAGTGAATCCGACATAGACATAGTTGTCTATGGTGGAGAGAATTTTAGGAAGGTTGAGGCAGCTGTGAAGAAACTTGCGGGGGAAGGGGCGATCAAATACATATTCAAGAATAGACTGGATTATGTGAGGAAATTTAGAGGACAGTATAAAGGTAAAGTTTTCATGTATACTGCCGTCCGCAAACCCGAGGAGATAAATGTAAAGTACGGCTGGTATCGCTACACACCCGTAAGGCATGTGAAGTTCAAGTGCACAGTTAAAGACGACAGCGAATCAATGTTTCGCCCAGCAATCTACGAGGTCGAAAACTATCTTCCATTAACCCCTGAATCAGATCTCCCTCGTGAAATGGTTCCGGAGAGAGTTGTCTCCATGATCGGATGCTACAGGAATGTTGCGAGGAAAGGCGGGGAGATTAAAGTTTCTGGGATGCTGGAGCGGGTCGAAAGTGTTTTGACGGGCGAAGTCTACTATCAAGCTGTTGTTGGAACCGCCGAGAGCGGGGAGGAATATATTTGGCCAGTTTAA
- a CDS encoding BadF/BadG/BcrA/BcrD ATPase family protein, which produces MFILCMDIGKTKTLAVILNERGDVLGKFISGPSGMWLKEETVIRNIREAIDGCLSASRLSLKDISLISISWADLDTPRDWENAWKVIEKIGVERDKVLIEHDAVAAYYAVTFGEAGVAVIAGTGSIGFGINSRGERMRSSGWGWLIGDEGSAYWIAVKALNAISRAYDGRGEKTILSKMISDYFGVENELEILNKVYKDLGCDPTEVSKIARIVDEAASRGDKVAKNILEDAGRELALAALCIIRGLKMEDEKIIVGGLGGVFRSKIVKDTFIRTVKEGAPKAIVKEPLVEEEPILGPIIMAFRKIGLKFSEEDLKSILKSMRMFK; this is translated from the coding sequence ATGTTCATTCTATGCATGGACATCGGCAAAACAAAGACCTTGGCAGTAATTTTAAATGAGAGAGGAGATGTTCTCGGAAAGTTTATCTCCGGCCCTTCAGGAATGTGGTTGAAGGAAGAAACAGTAATAAGGAATATTAGGGAGGCTATCGACGGCTGCCTATCCGCTTCACGCCTATCGCTTAAGGACATAAGTTTGATCTCAATAAGCTGGGCTGACCTAGACACTCCGAGAGATTGGGAGAACGCTTGGAAAGTTATAGAAAAGATTGGGGTCGAGAGAGATAAGGTCTTGATTGAGCATGATGCCGTTGCAGCGTATTACGCTGTAACATTTGGGGAAGCCGGCGTCGCGGTTATAGCTGGGACTGGGAGCATCGGTTTTGGAATCAACAGTAGAGGCGAACGAATGAGGTCGAGTGGATGGGGTTGGCTTATCGGCGATGAGGGGAGCGCCTACTGGATTGCGGTGAAAGCGTTAAACGCCATTTCAAGAGCCTATGATGGAAGAGGAGAAAAGACTATTCTGTCGAAAATGATTTCCGACTACTTTGGCGTTGAAAATGAGCTTGAGATCCTAAATAAAGTCTATAAGGATCTGGGATGCGATCCCACAGAGGTATCGAAAATTGCTAGAATTGTCGATGAGGCAGCCTCTAGAGGGGATAAAGTGGCTAAAAATATACTTGAGGATGCCGGAAGGGAGCTAGCCCTGGCGGCGCTATGCATCATTAGAGGGCTTAAGATGGAGGATGAAAAAATCATCGTCGGCGGGTTAGGCGGAGTTTTCAGGTCAAAAATCGTTAAAGATACTTTTATTAGGACTGTTAAAGAGGGCGCTCCGAAAGCTATTGTGAAAGAGCCTTTGGTGGAAGAAGAACCAATTTTAGGGCCGATTATAATGGCCTTCAGAAAAATCGGATTAAAGTTTTCAGAAGAAGACCTAAAATCAATTCTCAAAAGCATGAGAATGTTTAAGTGA
- a CDS encoding nucleotidyltransferase domain-containing protein: MASLKLRDRDAILTHEGLIFRVLGYSHPPAGYICDLEYAPSEIFRSDNPKAFRSDGRRTFYKFFGDEGWGFVSEKYPHYMLDYEPLGRRVIGVRCESIAEIRKPEERLRQIIESGCNDELIHALRGILRIIVEDQGLPLEDFGVFGSLLHGFYNPKFSDIDIIVYGRSSLGRVRQTLQDLYGDESSLFTNEFIDDGPVKGKVWRFKNLSPKEFVWHQRRKMVYAVFHDKFSGRRIKVEFEPVKAWHEISGKYERISRIVWRGWIKATVKITGDEEAPFMPSIYSVEPVEIIDGPEADDILRVVSYLEEFRMQCWRDEVAYVEGNLEKVETNQGSFHQITLTYGPRYYDQTLKVAKID; the protein is encoded by the coding sequence TTGGCCAGTTTAAAACTTAGGGATCGGGATGCCATTTTAACACATGAGGGGCTTATCTTCAGGGTTCTTGGCTACTCTCATCCGCCAGCAGGCTACATATGTGATCTTGAATACGCTCCCTCAGAAATATTTAGGTCAGACAACCCGAAAGCGTTTAGAAGCGATGGGAGAAGAACTTTCTATAAGTTTTTCGGGGATGAGGGTTGGGGATTCGTATCGGAGAAGTATCCGCACTACATGCTAGACTACGAGCCCTTAGGTAGGAGAGTTATAGGGGTAAGGTGTGAGAGCATCGCGGAAATTAGAAAACCTGAAGAAAGGCTGCGTCAAATCATTGAATCAGGTTGTAATGATGAGTTGATTCATGCTCTTAGAGGAATCCTTCGTATAATTGTTGAAGATCAAGGTTTGCCTCTAGAGGATTTCGGGGTCTTCGGCTCTCTTCTACATGGCTTCTATAACCCAAAATTCTCAGATATCGACATCATTGTTTATGGTAGAAGCAGCCTAGGAAGGGTTCGCCAGACACTGCAAGACCTTTACGGCGACGAATCTTCACTCTTCACAAACGAGTTTATCGATGATGGTCCTGTTAAGGGTAAGGTTTGGCGGTTTAAAAATTTAAGTCCAAAAGAGTTTGTTTGGCATCAGCGACGAAAAATGGTTTACGCTGTTTTCCACGACAAGTTTTCTGGACGCAGGATAAAGGTTGAATTTGAGCCGGTTAAGGCTTGGCATGAAATATCGGGTAAATATGAGAGAATCAGCAGGATAGTTTGGAGAGGATGGATAAAAGCCACCGTGAAAATTACAGGTGACGAGGAAGCGCCATTCATGCCTTCAATATACTCTGTTGAACCTGTTGAGATTATTGATGGACCTGAAGCCGATGATATCTTGAGGGTAGTTTCGTATCTTGAAGAGTTTAGAATGCAATGTTGGAGAGATGAGGTCGCTTACGTGGAAGGAAACCTAGAGAAGGTTGAAACAAACCAGGGAAGCTTCCATCAGATAACCTTGACTTACGGGCCGCGCTACTATGATCAGACACTTAAGGTTGCGAAGATCGATTAA